A genome region from Methylobacterium sp. FF17 includes the following:
- the bchC gene encoding chlorophyll synthesis pathway protein BchC, with the protein MNAQAVILHHPERISVESVTLDAPGAADARVAIRWSGISTGTERLLWSGRMPDFPGMGYPLVPGYESVGVVVEAGAESGVRPGQTVFVPGARCFGAVRGLFGGAASHLVSAGARLVPIDPALAERGTLIALAATAHHALAGLDLRRPLLVVGHGVLGRLVARIAGALGADPQVWEIDPARRDGATDYAVAAPDDDTRRDYATILDVSGDAGILDAAIARLAPGGEIVLAGFYEARLGFDFAPAFLREARIRVAAQWRPEDLTATLALIGAGRLSLDGLVTHRRPAPDAPDAYRTAFGDPGCLKMILDWSAA; encoded by the coding sequence ATGAACGCGCAGGCCGTCATCCTCCATCACCCCGAGCGGATCAGCGTCGAGTCGGTCACCCTCGACGCGCCCGGCGCCGCCGACGCGCGGGTCGCCATCCGCTGGAGCGGCATCAGCACGGGCACGGAGCGCCTGCTCTGGTCGGGCCGGATGCCGGACTTCCCCGGCATGGGCTATCCCCTCGTGCCCGGCTACGAATCGGTGGGCGTGGTCGTGGAGGCCGGCGCCGAATCGGGAGTCCGGCCGGGCCAGACCGTCTTCGTCCCCGGCGCGCGCTGCTTCGGGGCCGTGCGCGGGCTGTTCGGGGGCGCCGCCTCCCACCTCGTCAGCGCCGGCGCCCGCCTCGTCCCCATCGACCCGGCCCTGGCCGAGCGCGGCACCCTGATCGCGCTGGCGGCCACCGCCCATCACGCCCTGGCGGGGCTCGACCTGCGCCGGCCGCTCCTCGTCGTCGGCCACGGGGTGCTCGGCCGCCTCGTCGCCCGCATCGCCGGGGCGCTGGGGGCTGACCCCCAGGTCTGGGAGATCGACCCGGCGCGCCGGGACGGGGCCACGGACTACGCCGTCGCCGCGCCCGACGACGACACCCGGCGCGACTACGCCACGATCCTCGATGTGAGCGGCGATGCCGGCATCCTCGATGCGGCGATCGCCCGTCTCGCGCCCGGCGGCGAGATCGTGCTGGCGGGCTTCTACGAGGCGCGGCTCGGCTTCGACTTCGCCCCCGCCTTCCTGCGCGAAGCCCGCATCCGGGTCGCGGCGCAGTGGCGCCCCGAGGACCTGACCGCGACCCTGGCGCTGATCGGCGCGGGGCGCCTGTCCCTCGACGGCCTCGTCACCCATCGGCGCCCGGCCCCGGACGCACCCGACGCCTATCGCACGGCCTTCGGCGACCCCGGATGCCTGAAGATGATCCTCGACTGGAGCGCCGCATGA
- a CDS encoding acetylserotonin O-methyltransferase — protein sequence MARGAAIEPPRALSGRGWRARWRAFRARTVADPRFQRWAAGFPLTRRIARANTRALFDLCAGFTYSQTLFACLRLDLFALLAEGPLPAGTLAGRMGLAPEAALRLLRAATALDLILALPDETFALADLGAALIGNPAIGRMVEHHALLYEDLRDPVALLRGEAGPTRLSGYWPYAGGDGRGLAADSVAPYSGLMAASQALIAEDILEAYPLGRHRCLLDVGGGEGAFLAAAGRAAPALDLMLFDLPAVAARAEAHLTAEGLGGRVRTVGGSFVRDALPAGADVLSLVRVVHDHDDAAVRIILRAAHAALASNGTLIVAEPMSGTRDAAPITDAYFGLYLLAMGSGRCRTVPELTALLREAGFTRIREAPTRRPLLTRVLVSSKSDS from the coding sequence GTGGCGCGGGGCGCGGCGATCGAACCCCCGCGCGCCCTGAGCGGGCGCGGGTGGCGGGCGCGCTGGCGGGCCTTCCGGGCGCGGACCGTGGCGGATCCGCGCTTCCAGCGCTGGGCCGCCGGATTTCCCCTGACCCGGCGCATCGCGCGGGCGAACACCCGGGCGCTGTTCGACCTCTGCGCGGGCTTCACCTACTCGCAGACCCTGTTCGCCTGCCTGCGCCTCGACCTGTTCGCCCTGTTGGCGGAGGGCCCGCTCCCGGCCGGGACCCTGGCGGGCCGGATGGGGCTGGCGCCCGAGGCCGCGCTCCGGCTCCTGCGGGCGGCGACCGCCCTCGACCTGATCCTGGCCCTGCCGGACGAGACCTTCGCCCTGGCGGATCTCGGCGCGGCCCTGATCGGCAACCCGGCGATCGGCCGGATGGTGGAGCACCACGCCCTGCTCTACGAGGACCTGCGTGATCCCGTGGCGTTGCTGCGCGGAGAGGCGGGGCCGACCCGGCTCTCCGGCTACTGGCCCTATGCGGGCGGGGATGGGCGCGGCCTCGCGGCGGACTCCGTCGCCCCCTACAGCGGCCTGATGGCGGCCTCCCAGGCCCTGATCGCCGAGGACATCCTGGAGGCCTATCCGCTGGGCCGGCACCGCTGCCTCCTCGACGTGGGCGGCGGGGAGGGCGCCTTCCTGGCGGCGGCGGGACGGGCGGCCCCGGCCCTCGACCTCATGCTGTTCGACCTGCCGGCGGTGGCCGCCCGGGCCGAGGCCCACCTCACCGCCGAGGGGCTCGGCGGGCGGGTCCGCACCGTCGGCGGCAGCTTCGTGCGCGACGCCCTGCCGGCCGGGGCGGACGTGCTCTCCCTCGTGCGTGTGGTGCATGACCACGACGATGCGGCTGTGCGCATCATCCTGCGCGCGGCCCACGCCGCGCTTGCATCAAACGGCACCCTGATCGTCGCCGAACCGATGAGCGGCACCCGCGATGCAGCGCCGATCACGGACGCGTATTTCGGGCTCTACCTCCTCGCCATGGGCAGCGGTCGCTGCCGCACCGTGCCCGAGCTGACGGCGCTGCTGCGCGAGGCGGGGTTCACGCGCATCCGCGAGGCACCGACCCGGCGGCCGCTCCTCACCCGTGTGCTTGTGTCAAGCAAAAGTGACAGTTGA
- a CDS encoding polyprenyl synthetase family protein — protein MDANRRIERALDAAVAHLEAPGAPPRLAEALRYAVFPGGHRIRPRLCLSVALACGDDDPGASDAAASAIELLHCASLVHDDLPCFDDAPLRRGQPSVHAAFGEPLAVLTGDALIVASFETLARGAARSPGRLAALVGLIARAAGAPAGIVAGQAWESEPTVALTEYQQAKTGALFAAATVTGAAAAGVPSLPWRLLGECLGEAYQVADDLRDVACRQEEVGKPVGRDSTLGRPNAAALLGMGGALARLKGLVRQAIEVIPACPGADVLRAEIEAQTRLFLPASLARELA, from the coding sequence ATGGACGCCAACCGTCGGATCGAACGGGCGCTGGATGCGGCCGTCGCCCATCTCGAGGCCCCCGGAGCCCCACCGCGACTCGCCGAGGCCCTGCGTTACGCTGTCTTCCCAGGTGGACACCGCATCCGTCCGCGCCTCTGCCTGTCGGTGGCCCTCGCCTGCGGGGACGACGACCCGGGGGCCTCCGACGCGGCGGCTTCCGCGATCGAACTCCTGCACTGCGCCTCCCTGGTGCATGACGACCTGCCCTGCTTCGACGACGCGCCCCTGCGGCGGGGCCAGCCCTCGGTCCACGCCGCCTTCGGCGAGCCCCTCGCGGTGCTGACCGGCGACGCCCTGATCGTCGCGTCCTTCGAGACCCTGGCGCGGGGGGCGGCGCGCAGCCCCGGGCGCCTCGCCGCCCTGGTCGGGCTGATCGCGCGCGCGGCCGGCGCGCCGGCGGGGATCGTCGCGGGCCAGGCCTGGGAATCGGAGCCCACCGTAGCCCTCACCGAGTACCAGCAGGCCAAGACGGGGGCGCTGTTCGCCGCCGCCACGGTGACGGGGGCCGCCGCCGCCGGGGTGCCGTCGCTGCCCTGGCGCCTCCTCGGGGAATGCCTCGGCGAGGCCTATCAGGTGGCCGACGACCTGCGCGACGTCGCCTGCCGGCAGGAGGAGGTCGGCAAGCCGGTGGGCCGCGATTCGACGCTGGGCCGGCCGAACGCTGCCGCCCTGCTCGGGATGGGCGGCGCGCTCGCCCGCCTGAAGGGCCTGGTACGCCAGGCGATCGAGGTGATTCCCGCCTGTCCAGGGGCCGACGTCCTGCGGGCCGAGATCGAGGCGCAGACGCGCCTGTTCCTGCCCGCGAGCCTCGCGCGGGAACTGGCCTGA
- the crtD gene encoding 1-hydroxycarotenoid 3,4-desaturase CrtD, whose amino-acid sequence MKVVVVGAGIGGLVAALRLAHAGLDVTVLEQAARPGGKMRSVAVGGSAVEAGPTVFTMRWVFEEIFSECGADLAAHVGLEPAVILARHAWGRGERLDLFADPEASEAAIAAFAGSAARDGYRRFRARAAEVYATLEGPFIRGERPSPIDLTRRAGLSGLGDLWRIQPFTTLWSALGTYFPDLRLRQLFGRYATYCGSSPFAAPATLMLVAHVEAQGVWHVAGGLSRLAGAVADLAAMRGARFRYGTPVRAIAVSGGRAVGVDLADGERVPADAVVCNADVAALAGGLLGREAAGVAEPVPEAERSLSAVTLCLSARVRGFPLERHTVFFSADSAAEFAQIRRGQLPDDPTIYVCAQDRTGPASPGPDAPERLLCLVNAPARPFSPSEIETCVTTMRRRLGASGLDLTEAAEPVTTQPADFARLFPGTAGALYGRASHGWMASFKRPGARTKIPGLYLAGGSVHPGPGVPMAAQSGRIAADSLLRDRSGARASTRGWTATATSGGTSMP is encoded by the coding sequence TTGAAGGTCGTGGTCGTCGGCGCCGGAATCGGTGGACTGGTCGCGGCCCTGCGGCTGGCCCATGCGGGCCTCGACGTCACGGTGCTGGAGCAGGCCGCCCGCCCCGGCGGCAAGATGCGCAGCGTCGCGGTGGGCGGCAGTGCCGTGGAGGCCGGCCCCACCGTGTTCACCATGCGCTGGGTCTTCGAGGAGATCTTTTCCGAGTGCGGTGCGGATCTGGCGGCCCATGTGGGGCTGGAGCCGGCGGTGATCCTCGCCCGCCATGCCTGGGGCCGGGGCGAGCGCCTCGACCTCTTCGCCGATCCGGAGGCCTCGGAGGCGGCCATCGCCGCCTTCGCGGGCTCGGCCGCGCGGGACGGGTATCGCCGCTTCCGGGCGCGGGCGGCGGAGGTCTACGCGACCCTGGAGGGCCCGTTCATCCGGGGCGAGCGCCCGAGCCCCATCGACCTCACGCGGCGGGCCGGCCTCTCGGGACTCGGCGACCTCTGGCGCATCCAGCCCTTCACGACCCTCTGGAGCGCGCTCGGCACGTATTTTCCCGATCTGCGCCTGCGCCAGCTCTTCGGGCGCTACGCGACCTATTGCGGCTCCTCGCCGTTCGCCGCCCCCGCCACCCTGATGCTGGTGGCGCATGTGGAAGCCCAAGGCGTCTGGCACGTCGCCGGGGGCTTGAGCCGTCTGGCCGGCGCGGTGGCGGACCTGGCGGCGATGCGCGGTGCGCGGTTCCGATACGGTACGCCCGTCCGCGCGATCGCCGTGTCGGGCGGGCGCGCGGTCGGGGTCGATCTCGCGGATGGCGAACGGGTGCCCGCCGATGCGGTGGTCTGCAACGCCGATGTGGCCGCCCTGGCCGGGGGGCTACTGGGACGCGAGGCCGCCGGCGTCGCCGAGCCGGTGCCCGAGGCCGAGCGCTCCCTCTCGGCGGTGACGCTCTGCCTCAGCGCACGCGTGCGGGGATTCCCCCTCGAGCGGCACACGGTGTTCTTCTCCGCCGACTCCGCCGCCGAGTTCGCGCAGATCCGGCGCGGGCAGCTGCCCGACGATCCCACGATCTACGTCTGCGCCCAGGACCGCACCGGCCCCGCGAGCCCCGGCCCGGACGCGCCGGAGCGCCTGCTCTGCCTCGTCAACGCCCCGGCCCGTCCCTTCAGCCCCTCGGAGATCGAGACATGCGTGACCACGATGCGGCGGCGCCTCGGCGCGAGCGGTCTCGACCTCACGGAGGCGGCGGAGCCGGTGACGACGCAACCGGCGGATTTCGCGCGGCTCTTCCCGGGGACGGCGGGGGCGCTCTACGGCCGGGCCTCCCACGGTTGGATGGCCTCGTTCAAGCGGCCGGGGGCACGCACGAAGATCCCTGGGCTTTATCTCGCCGGGGGGAGCGTGCATCCGGGGCCGGGCGTGCCGATGGCGGCGCAATCGGGGCGGATCGCGGCGGACAGCCTGTTGCGGGACCGGAGCGGCGCCCGCGCTTCGACACGCGGGTGGACCGCGACGGCTACGTCTGGTGGTACGTCGATGCCCTGA
- a CDS encoding carotenoid 1,2-hydratase, with the protein MDRDGYVWWYVDALSADGRQGLTIIAFIGSVFSPYYAWDRSRDPFDHCAVNVVLYGAGANRFCMTERGRGSLTRDADHIRIGPSGLDWDGTSLTIRLDEVTAPIPARVRGTVRLHPPGFTPGPHTLDAAGGHRWWPMAPSSPVEVTLSEPDLSWRGTAYFDTNHGDFALEAAFTDWTWCRADLREGAAILYDVRRRDGSRQDLTLCFAADGTPREIAPPCRAALPPTRLWRVPRHTRSDDGQARVLRTFEDTPFYARSHLATTLRGEAVRPVHESLSLTRFANPLVRLMLPFRMPRRTR; encoded by the coding sequence GTGGACCGCGACGGCTACGTCTGGTGGTACGTCGATGCCCTGAGCGCGGACGGGCGCCAGGGCCTCACCATCATCGCCTTCATCGGCAGCGTGTTCTCGCCGTACTATGCCTGGGACCGCAGCCGCGACCCGTTCGACCACTGCGCCGTCAACGTCGTGCTCTACGGAGCGGGCGCCAACCGCTTCTGCATGACCGAGCGCGGACGCGGATCGCTCACCCGCGACGCCGACCACATCCGGATCGGCCCGAGCGGCCTCGACTGGGACGGGACCAGTCTGACGATCCGCCTCGACGAGGTCACGGCGCCGATCCCCGCGCGGGTGCGCGGCACGGTGCGGCTGCACCCACCGGGCTTCACACCGGGGCCGCACACGCTCGATGCGGCCGGGGGGCATCGCTGGTGGCCGATGGCCCCGTCCTCGCCCGTGGAGGTGACGCTCAGCGAGCCGGACCTGTCCTGGCGCGGCACCGCCTACTTCGACACGAACCACGGCGATTTCGCCCTGGAGGCCGCCTTCACGGACTGGACCTGGTGCCGGGCGGACCTCCGGGAAGGCGCCGCGATCCTCTACGACGTGCGCCGCCGCGACGGCAGCCGGCAGGACCTGACCCTGTGCTTTGCCGCCGACGGGACGCCCCGCGAGATCGCGCCGCCGTGCCGGGCCGCCCTGCCGCCCACCCGCCTGTGGCGGGTACCCCGCCACACCCGCAGCGACGACGGGCAGGCCCGGGTGCTGCGCACCTTCGAAGACACCCCGTTCTATGCGCGCTCGCATCTCGCCACGACCCTGCGCGGCGAGGCGGTGCGCCCCGTGCACGAGAGCCTGTCGCTGACCCGCTTCGCGAACCCGCTGGTCCGCCTGATGCTGCCGTTCCGGATGCCGCGCCGGACCCGCTGA